Genomic segment of Strix aluco isolate bStrAlu1 chromosome 8, bStrAlu1.hap1, whole genome shotgun sequence:
taagaacctaaatacccccagggatggtgattcaaccacttccctgggcagccaattccagtgcttgacaacccttctggTGAGGGGTTATCAGcagggtgggtggggtggggtacGTGCTTTGCATCTGAGGAAAAAGACTTTGTGGATTGCTTTTTAGGCTCAAATATGAAAGTGCAGCAATTTCAGGGTAGGTGACAGACTCACCCTTCCTGATGAGTCAAGAAATCTAGAAGTGGCGGAAAAGCAAAATCTTCTCTGGAAAGTTAAAGTATTGTTTTCAGGCCCAGGAAATAAGGAAAGTCCTAATGATCTTGACACCAGtaactgaaactttaaaaagcCTTGTGGTGCTGGTTTTTGTCCAGGAAGCAATACAATTGAGCGATTTAATGCCATCGCTTTCAGTGTTAGTGATGAATTTCTTTGTTCTTGAAACAACTGCTATATGCATCAATTGAAGTACCCTCCAATAATGATCTTATATTAAATGTGCCTGTCCTAAAAGGCAATTACTTATCCAGCTGATAGCAATAAACTTCTTTCTTGGAATAATTCATGGATGGTATGGTTGTGGCAAACTTGTGGAATGGCTAGAATGCTCCTGAGAGAGTACTTGATTCAAGAACTGTGTTCTCATGGTCTACTGACTGGGAAAAGTCATGAGTAGTATGAACGACAGGCCTTTGCTGGCTGTTCTtgggtgtcatggtttaaccccagccagcaactaagcaccatgcagcccctCGCTGGGTTTTAGCAGAGTTCATTCTTCAGGTTTTACTTCTCAGTGCTATGCAGTTGTTCCTTGTACTTTGGTCTTCTGCTTTCAAGATTTCAGATACCAAGTGATAAGGTCTCATTCCAGCTTTGGTGATGGACCTTCGTGCTGCTCGATTTCATAAATGGCATCAGGCAGTGATGACTGTCTCTGGGGCTTGGCTTTAAGCCACTAAGATCAGTATCACCCAAAGCACCTTTCAGGTACACGATCCTAAACTTCTAGATCCTTCAGAAATGTGACTCTCTAGTTCATGGTCTGCTGCTTAGTTTGTTTACTGCTTGTTTCCCAGTAAAAAATGAAGGGCTAAAATATCTGTACTGGCCTTCTCTGAAGCTCACTTAGCAGACATTTCTTCCCAGAGCAGTACAGCTCCTGGGGTGGGCAATCTGGGCTGAAAACTTAGGGAGAAACCTGAGAAATATTGAAGTTCTAAGGTGCTatatttaatgattaaaaaattgGTGTTGAACATTGCTTTAGCTATGGACTCAAACACGTGTCCATTGATgtataaaaattatttacctgAAACTGATTTAACTACTGAACAGACTTGAAGCTTGGAGTTCATAGTCTAACGGAGAGATGCATTAGTAAGGAAGTGAAGCTActgctctcttccttttctgtacTCTCTCCCTCATAATACTGTTGATGGAGAATGGAAGGTCATGTCAGCACTCCTGTGCTACTGATAGTTTGCATGTTACCTGGTAAGTCAAAACAGTGTTTCTTGGGGACAGAGCTAAGCAGAAGCTATGCAAagaatttgcaaaacaaaaaacatttctcaTGATGACCGCTTTTACAGAACCAACCACCTAGTTAATCTCCTAATCCTGAAACTTCCTCTCACTGCTCTCATTTGCCAAAAGCTGTAACTGTTCTCTTCCTCAGAGCCAGCATCAGTGTGACATCTGGGACATTTCACCTGCTGAGAGTATGGGACTGTGGAACAGACCTGGGCAGTAAAATCAACAGTGCTGGGTCTATGCATAGGGTATAGAGTTATTCTTTCTTCCACGTGCATGAAAGGTGGCAAGGCTCCAAGAGCTTCTCTGCCATAATTTCCTACAGTAGAATTAGAAAAAATCAAGCTCTGCACAGGATCAGTTCCATTTGGAGGCAGCCAAGTATGTGTGATGTTAAGACCAGCCCTGCTTTTATCTTAACTCAAAGTGTGAGTTGGTTCCTCTGCTCCTTTGTTCTGTTTCATGTTTCAATGCACTGAATCACACCTTGCCAGTGCAAGTAATCACTGGCCTCAGGTTAGATTCTTGAATGTGTATTTTTGCCTGTTTGGAGGAAATTGAGCAGTATGACTCACATCAGAGAGTTCCCGAAATGAGAACTGGAGATAAGATTTTCTGGCTCCTGGGGTTTCACTCCAGACAGAGTGGAGACTGTCTTCAGAAGCCTAAGAAATTCCAGCTTCTTTGTAGCAGTTGTACTGTCTATCTTATTCACACTTAATGAGACAGAGGCTGAGGGATGAGTATGTTTTTGGAAATTATCTTTTCTTCCCATCTAGACTTCGGGGAAAACTTGTGCCTTAGACCTTTTGtctctgaatttttaaagaattaatgtTTCAAGCTCCTCTCCAAACAGGAAGCACCTTCACTACTGGCACCAGAACTCCTTTTCCCCTCAAGGATGGCTAAAGCTCTTACTTTTCTTCTACTGAGTGTTACTGTGGGTGAAGCTGGAGTTTTTTCCATTACTTTAAAATTTCAAGTAGTTTTACAGCTTTTTGTTATGGGATAAATGTCTGTTGTACAAACTATTTTGACATACTTATGAAGTGTTTTAATTTAGGAATGTCAAATATAGCTCCTAGAAGAGAGTTGGAACTGGATTACTCAGAGGTACTTAATTCTCTGGTTTTGCCTGTTGACATAAAAGCATCattaaatgtttaaaaaggaaGACTTAGATATATGTAAACACAGATGTAATCTTATAATGTAGGTAAAgaactgttctttaaaagagACATGGAAAATTAATCTGTCTCTTActgtatgtgtacatacacacatgtatagATTCTGGTTACCAGAGATCATATCCCgtatttgtcttatttttgtgATTTCAGCAAGTTCAACAGAGAATTTTAGataatctaaaataatttctcactGCATCCCATTTTCATAACctactgataaaaatattgacaAATGTTTCTCAAACTAAGACTTAAAAATCTCCAACAGAAAGCTAGACTCTACAAAACTCCTGTTCTAGCATTTCACGACCTTCTTATTtagaaaaatttcctttaaaactcTGTCACTAAAAATCAATCCAACCACTACTTGTTATGCACCAACCAGACATAAAGAACTGTTCATCATGTGCCTCCTAAGTACTCTAAAATATCTTTTAGCTTTTAGAAGATTATATAGATTTCTTTCTTCTATCATCCTTTTCTACAGTGGAGTGGAAATAAAACAGTTAAATGCCGTGGGTGTTTGCACATAAGTCCTGTTGTCTGAGCATGTGTTACTTGAACTGTGATCTGTGGAGAGCTGATAGTTTGGAAGATTAGATCACTTAAAAGTCAGACAAGCATTCATATATATTTTCAGGGGAGCAAACAAAATGAGGATGTTCACAAGAATTAAAATCagtaaatcttaatttttttgttgtttttgttatgAAAATAGTGCAGGGTGTCAAGATTGTATGAGATGGTTCtagtttttttttccaaaagagaatAAAACCTTGATTTCATTCTAAATAATGTATCAACTGTTGCTCAGAATTCTGACTGTATTTTTTCTGCTTGTAGCTTTCTAAAATTGTGGTGCTTAAGATTAAGTGCAGTATACCAGATGAGATTTGGCAATGGCAGATTGGATGGAATAATTGCaaattttgtctgaaataaaacatctttGTTGATACGTATCAGAACagcatttcctatttttaaaaacgACAACAAATCATTAACCCCTATTGAATTTGTGATCTGCTATAACTCCTAGTTCCTTTTGTACAATTCTGCTTCCTAGGCAGCAGTTTCTCAGTTtctaagttaattttttttttcacattaagaCCCTTGTGATTGTTTctattgatttattatttttttggaTCATGTCTCTAATTTATCCAGATCTGAGTCCTACATTGGTCCTTTGGAACTCTTGAAATGCCTTGAagcctggtgtcatctgcaaattttctaATCATTTTAGTTGATAATTTTCCATCCATCTTAAATTAGCTCCAGTTAGTTCAGGATAAGCCCTTGCAGGGCTCATTTATATAGTTCTCTCAGACTGACAGTGATCTTTGAAAAACTGCCCTTTGAGTAGTGGTTACATCTCTTGCATGTTCATTTTATGGTGATTTTAGCTAAGCACTATTTCACCTGTTTGCTTAAAAGAATGTCTCGTGGGACAGTATTTAAAGTCTTAATTTTGCAAACTGTATTGCACTATTGTTTCTTTGTTACTCACTCAACCTTGAAGTACAAACTAGATTGATCTGCCAAGAATAAACCAATCTTATCAGTGTCAGCTGTTCTTGACAGCTTAGTAGCCTTCTGCGGattttttcaattgttttctttaaaaatttttcagTATGGTTCTAGTATCTCTTCTAGGCTCTCACGTGGGAGGCCTGGCTTCTAATTACCTTGATCTTCCTTTCCTAGATACAGTGAGGCAGTATTTGCTTTTCATCAGCCCTCTAACGCCTTTCCCCGCGCTCTCAAGCGTAATTACTGAGGGTTTGGATCCTTAAACAGTAACTCGATTGTCTGTAACTAACCTAAGTAGTCTTCACTCCAGTCTTTCTGTACTCTGACCTGTTGTCTTTTCCCAAGGCATAACACTATTGCAGTGAATATCTGTTAACTTTTCTCTGTGTAGAAAGAAATGACATTTGACATGTCTTCTGTCAACTGCTGTCCTTCTTTAAATAGCAGACCTGACTGCTTTTTGTTATTCTTACTCCTAATGTGTTTATATAGCCTTTTCCTACCTTTTATGTCTCATAGTGGTCTACCAAGTAAACCTTCCAACCGGAAAATTAGTTGCTGCTAGATAATCCTTGTTAAGCACCTCTGTTTTATAAGGGAAAAGAGGTGATCTGGAGTAATTCCCATTCACTTGTAAAAAGCAGGGCTTTCACTTGTGGAAAGGAAGGTTGAGTGTACAGGAACAAGAAGTGTTCAGCGTTTCTAAAAATTTGACTTGATTTAGGTTTAGAGTCTCCCGTTTTTCTGGCATGGAGGAACTGGATGAATTTTAAGGAACTATGTCTGTGTTCACATAGCACGAGAGTGGACAACTGCACCCAGCTCAGTACAGCACAAGAACCAAGGCTCTTATATTCTTAAATCAAttggcaaaggaagaaaaaaaagcacaaatgtgAAATAACAATACAAAGAGAATAAATCAGTAACCTGGAAACCAGCTAAGAGGCAGGCTGGATGGCATTTCTAGCTTTAATATCTGCAGTTCAACCTAAGTAACTCTATTGGaggtatttttcttgaaatacctATGTAACCCAGGAGCCAGTATGAGCTGTAGCTCACAGGAATCCCAGTCTTCCTGAACAACAGGGTTGAAGTTTTTAAGTGTCTTTGACTTTTAATAAAGAGATTTTAACCCCTCAGttgtgtgcttttgaaaatgactttcaggctttctttttttcctgaaaattttgcatttgtattcATCTTCCATTATATTAAAAGGAGATAAAAGTATAATTGGTGGATGGCAGAATTTCCTGGGAAAACCCAAAAAGAGCCCATGTCAGTGACGTATAAGGGAATACTGCCAACAAAAAGAGGCAGTCTTTTTTTAGGCTGGAGTTTTTACACGCATATTGCTTTTAGgctttggtgttttgttttttttgtgcggtttttttaatctgctgcAGACAAGAGGTCTCAGACAGCCCTTGTGAAGGAAGGCTATTGTAAACTGTGAAAAGCTCTCTTCCTTCCTCCGGAGATTCCACGGGCAAAGTGATTCTGATAAGTTTCCTCCACTCAACTTTCAGAGCTTCTCTCATGACAAGGATGAGCACTTACCAGTAGGAAGCTCATAAAATGACTTGAAAAAGTGAATCTCCAGGAAAAGGTGTAGGACTTTCTGCCTCCTGGCTCCAGAGAGGATATAAACTGTTCTGGAGTTGTCTATAATTTTTCTGTCTATACAATTATAACAGCTAACcaatgttttaggaaaaaaaaaaaaagctgccctATCAAAACTCATTGTTATTAGTTTGTATTAGGATAATATTTACAGAACCTTGTGAAATTAGGCCCTGCTGCATGATGTACTGTACAGGTGCATTGAAAGCACCAGCCTCTGTTAAGAGGGTTTAGTCTGAAGGACACAGATAGAGAAAGGTTGGCAGACAGGAAATGTTATCACTCCCAATTTACAGATGAGCAGCTGAGGCTCATCTGTACCAGTCCTGATCTGGTGCTACCTGGAAATCTCTGGAAGTCTGGTTGTTCCAGGCAATGCTGGCTCAGGCCTGGGCTTGCAGAATGAGTCTGTGACATAGCCAGGAGTTAACTTCAACTATCCAGAGTTTCTTGATGGTTTGTTTGTGTTTCTAGCTTTGCTAGTTCACATGTGCTAGAAAGTGTTCCTCTCCCTACAAATATTCAGTATATTGTTTTTAATCCTTACTCTATTGAGTTAACTGACTTTGACACGCTTTCTAGGACTTTGTTGCAATTTCTGGTAAACTCTCATATTTTGATAGAAGCTGAGGCTAGTTTGGAATCTACTCTTTATTCTATCCTCTTTCCTGTGATGGATTCCTTTGATGGGCAGAGATCTATTAAGCTATGCCtacttgacaatttttttttttttggtgaaaaaattggGAATTGATACCAGCCAAGATCTTAGCCTGGAATCCAGAACCCactgatttttattctgtaaGAACGGGCTGAAGCTCCAAAATAAGAGCTCCAACATGCACTGTACAAACTATAACTATGCTTTATAGATATGAAGTGGGTGCTACCGTGTGTCCTCCTATCGCTAACAACTGTTGTTGAGTCCCTTGCATGTTGAGCCTTGTCAAACCTCACCCATAACGATGAATCTTATGCCTGGAGTACCAGTTTGGCAACTGGACTGTCTGGTGGGGCCTCCATAGTAAGTGCCTGAGGGGACATGGAATGAGGGATGGGGTGGTGTGACTGATCAGGGCGCAAGAGAATAATATCACTTTGTATCGACCAGGGTTGGGAGTGCTGGGGAATGTGGACTCTGCGTCAAGCTTCTAGTGTCATGTCTTCGCTGAGGCTTGAGAACTGAGCTAATGTGTCTATTACTCATATTGCCTGTTCCCTACTTATAGCCCTCAACAATACTTGTGAGACCTCCTGGAACAGAGGCGGGAAGGATACTTACATGAGAATATCCAAAGCTACTTCTGTACGTAGCGTGGCAAGTCACTCACCTTATCACTGCAGTGCATATGTGTGAAGATATGTGTGAGAATCGAGGAGTGGAGTGGAGCAGCCAGAGACTATTGTGCAGGGAATCAGTGATCCTTACTCTTACTGCATTCTCATGTACACAGGTCCTCTCTGAGTAGCCCATGATGGCTTATCAACCTGCTGTAGCAAAGTGTCCGTGATTACTCAGGCATGTGTCTGTACACAGACACCATGTGACTGCTTTGTGCAGTAGTATAATTAATCAATGTATACACAATAAATGTGCATTAATTCAGTATGAGACTACTGTATTGTCTTGTCCACCTGAAATATTATATGCACCTGTTCAGGAGTTGTAACTCTATTGAGGTAAGAATACTGGAGCGTATGGTCCAAGGGACTCTTCAAAGCTAATCCCACATTCCAGGCTTGACTGCTATGAGTGACTGATGAATCTGTATTGTGAGCAAGACTCTAGAAGAGTACTAGTGACCCTGGGGCTGGCAAACCTTACCACAAATGAGAACTCTGCACAGCAGGCTGTGATCCACAAGGAAGGGCTTGTCTACTGCTGCAGTTTCCATCTTTTACTCAAGCTTAGTTAACCAGCTTTGAGTATTGGTGCTTTTCTTATTGAGATCCCAAAAGCACCTGCACCTCCTTGCTGCAAAACATTATGCTAGGTGAAAAGTTGGAATCTACTTATTCATGCAACTAACTCAAACTAACCATCTTGCTCCTTCCTGATATCCTGGAATTGTTTCTGACAGTAAAACTATGTAATGCAGCACTTGGCAATTTGTCAGCACAGTGTGTCTTTGTGGGAGGGTTGATTTGGCAAGGGGAAACATCAGGCTTAATGTGCGGGAGGGCCAGATCTTGGGATTTTccaagaaatttttttccacGCGGAATTTCCTGTCTCGTGGAGGGCAGGCCAGTTGAGAGAATAAAAGGCTGTAGTAAAGACAGGGGATTACACAGTCCAGACACTTGGAGCTGAACTTAACCTTCAAGTCTGTATTCAGCACCTTAGCAACGGAAGGCTGTCACTGAGAAATACCACGGAGGACTTTTGTCACCTGGCCACCACAACTACAACCTGTGAGTATAAATGGAGTGTATTATTCTGTTTCATTGCTCAGCTAAAGGAAAACTGGACAGATGGAATTCTGTGttggtgttttttaaaagctgtttacattttaaagctATCTTGATATTAAGAACTGCTTTAAAGTGAATAATTTCCTGAAAATGGAAATCTTATTTACGTTTTTAGAATAATTGTTAAAAAGTGTAGAAAAGATTGCATAGACAGTATTTTTTATTGAATTGTAAAAAGTTAGTGTTTGTTCTTTACAAATGTGTTCCTTTGATCTCTCATAGCCATCTGCTTGAAAgataaagaggagagaaaagtcGCAGAAACATGACTTGCTTGTGGTTTCTGTCTCTTCTTGTTTATGGTAAGTGTGTATTTCTCTGTGTAGAAAACTAGTTGGATGGTAGTATTAGTGTGACTGTTCTGTTTGAGCTCAGAATTAAACAGAAGTTTTGAACCTGACCTAATTAACTTGAGGCTAGGTTCACATAGAAGAACCTCTAGCCGCAATGGCATGTTTCCCTGCTTGCCTGTCAAATGCATAATTGTCTCCTAGAGTTTTCTGTGAAGTCTGCAAAGCTTTGTGTGACTGGACATAGTTTCACAGGCTGAAGTCCCTGTATTTGATGTTGACATGCCTGTTTTGAAGCTTGCCGGTTGATTGTTTATAAAATAATTGCCACTACTTTTTATGCAGTTTCAGATATTGACAAGTTTGCAATATTTATAGAGCTTTATATGTCCTCTTCtagagagaaagaagggaaagagtCAGACACCAACTTTTTGACATCTTTTCATTCTAGGACTTACAATACTGCAGGGGGTGAATTGTTGGACATACCATTATTCAGACACAAACATGACCTACAGGGAGGCAGAGCTGTGGTGCAAAAAGAGGTATACTAACATGGTTGCCATTCAGAATAAGGAGGAAATCAACTATCTCAATAACTTCTTACCCTTCAATCCGGGTTACTACTGGATTGGAATCAGAAAAATTAATGAGGTATGGACCTGGATTGGAACTAACAAAGAACTGACAGAAGAGGCAAGAAACTGGGCTTCGGGTGAGCCAAATGGCAAAGGGAACAATGAGGACTGCGTTGAAATCTACATCAAAAGAGGGAAGGATGATGGCAAATGGAATGATGAACAGTGTGAGAAAAAGAAGGTCGCCTTGTGCTACACAGGTATGGTGTGATAAAGGCCATTCTAGTGTGCCCCTGTGGAGATGAGATGGTGGGTGGGATGAGTTGTTTATTCTTATGTATTAACTACCTGACCCTGTAAGTACTTGTACACTTATCCTTACTTACAGGGCTGAGGTCGTTCTTGTTCTAAGAGCTGGACTGATCTTGCTTACCTTTTAGCTCCCAGAATATTATACATCTTTTATGAGCAAACCACCAGACCTTCTCTataatcagtggagagaaacaggctcTTCCAGATGGTGACTTTCATCCCACTCTCAAGTGGGTGTCTCAGATAGATAGGAATTGCCCTTTTGGAGGCATCTGTCTGCTGACTATAGACCACTGGATTAGATTAGACACTTTGTGTAGAGGTGGCTAAGCCTAGGTCAGAAAAATTCCAAGTCAAACTTCAGCCAAATTAGTGCTGTGGTGAGTTAATGAAGAATGTACCTGTTGAGGATTTCTACCTACCCCATAGTATATTgttccttttgcattttaaatattgctaATATCTACCTGAGAACAAGTGGTCATGGAATTTCCAGCCAGTAGAGCTGTGAGCTAGTCTGTCAAAGGTGTTGATTTCTGAAATCCTTCTGTGAAATGACAGGGTAATCTTATGTACCAAACcccctgcttttcttttgctatgCAAAGTGCTTGTCTAGcgccagaaaaataaataaagagctAGCTGGGTTTTATTAGTGGCCATTGCTGATTCTTTTataatttgctgtattttttttctttccagcttctTGCAACTCATCTCTCTGCAGTGGCCGTGGAGAATGCATAGAGACTATTAACAATCACACCTGCCGTTGTAACCCTGGATTCTATGGGCCTGAATGCGAGTTTGGTAAGATTACTCCATCCTGCTTTTCAACCAGGGCGATGTTCATGGTAGCTAGTGCTCAGTCTGTCTGGTTTGTTGATTCATCTGCTCTGCCAGTGAGACTGACTGTGTACCTTCTTGTGTTTCTTTGAAGTTAAGAGTTGTGATCCACTGAAGAAACCTGAGCATGGGAGccttgagtgcaaccatccattGAAGAACTTCAGCTACAACTCATCCTGCACAGTTCAGTGTGAGGAAGGCTACGAACTGACTGCACTGGAATCCATATACTGCACCTCTTCTGGGGTCTGGTCTGCGCCCCTCGCAGCATGCAAGGGTGAGCTTCTCAAGCAGTGATAGATGAGCTTTCTACATTATACATAGCTCTGTAAACTTCAGCGTTGCTCTGTTAATAGGTACAAATTGAAGTTCTGGCCCATTCCTTTGTAATTAATTATGTGGTGAAGGTGCTATTTTATTGCAGCACACAGGtctctttgtttctgaagaaatgaaATGGGCAGGATGAATGTTCTGGCCCAGGTCTAGATTTCCTTGTAGGGAAAGAATTTTCCACCTCTTAGTGGGAAACAGGGAATGGAGATGATCTAGTTGTGAAACTGCTCACAGCAGGCCAGTTACTCCTGACTGTAGGAATTATTTTTTGAGGTGTTCAGCTTAGAATAAGCTACTGtttgaaggaaataaaagcatCAAAGATCACCAAGCAGCAGTCAAATGGAGAAATTTTGCATTGTAACTAGTTGCTGTCATGAGCTGCACAGGAATTTACCTTAAGAGTCAGTCTTCTGTTTTGAAATCTTTCCAATCCTATCTGCTTTCTGAAATGGCAGCGTAGTAGATCTGCTTTCTAAAGCTGCTTCCATTTAGTGGATATATTGCTAAGcttcaggaaagacagaaaacttTTTATGGTTTGTTCCAAGCTAAGCTCTGtactacctctttttttttttcagctgtgaccTGTCCTGCCTTAGAAATTCCTGCTCGTGGTGCTGTGAACTGCTCTCAACCCTCTGTGGAGCTCACCTGGGGTACCACCTGTGAGTTCACCTGTGAGGAAGGATTTGCCCTGACGGGACCAGCCACACTGCAGTGTGGGTCTTCTGGGGCCTGGGACAGGCAGCAGCCATCCTGTGCAGGTAGCTTTCCTTATCCCTGCTCACCTGAGCTCTTGGGGCTGTCAGCATTGGCATGTTGGATTCCTGAGACATCTGTGCTGACTTCTGTTGTATCTGTGTGTTGCAGCTGTGAGGTGTGAGGCTGTAACCTGGCCAGAAGGCGGCTTTGTGACCTGTGACCACGCTTCTGCAGATCTCACCTATCGCTCACGTTGTGATTTTGGCTGCAGTGAGGGCTACGTCCTGGATGGTCCATCCAGCACTGAGTGCACAGCACAGGGACAGTGGTCAGAGCCAGTGCCAAAATGTAAAGGTAAGACTTACTGGGTTGGCAAACAGTTTTCTTGTCAGTGGTCAACACACTGAAATCCATATTCCTATAGGGTGCTGGCTCCAAACTGAACTCTCTGCTGTCTCTCATATTTTCAGCTGTGACTTGCTCTGCCTTAGAAATGCCTGCTCATGTCTCAGTGAACTGCTCTCATCCCAAAGTCGAATGAATTTGAAAATACAATGTACTAGTGCAAAAAATAAGGCCAAAGACAGGAAAATCCTTAATGACTCTAaccatttctttctgtatttcagttgtaCAGTGTGAACCACTGAACTCTCCCGAGAAAGGCTCTATGGATTGTTCACATGGTGCTGGGAACTTCACATACAACACAGCCTGCCACTTCAGCTGTCTAGAAGGATGGAAGCTCAATGGTTCTCATGTTCTTGAGTGCAGTCATTCAGGAAACTGGAGTGCCAGTCTGCCCACATGTGAAGGTATTTTACCTGTGCCTAGCCACAGAGAGATGGCACTGGGTTTCTAGTCAAATGAGGTATGGAAGGGTGAAGGAGCTAACACTGACCAGTGAGCTAGAACTTCTAGTGAAGTCC
This window contains:
- the SELE gene encoding E-selectin yields the protein MTCLWFLSLLVYGLTILQGVNCWTYHYSDTNMTYREAELWCKKRYTNMVAIQNKEEINYLNNFLPFNPGYYWIGIRKINEVWTWIGTNKELTEEARNWASGEPNGKGNNEDCVEIYIKRGKDDGKWNDEQCEKKKVALCYTASCNSSLCSGRGECIETINNHTCRCNPGFYGPECEFVKSCDPLKKPEHGSLECNHPLKNFSYNSSCTVQCEEGYELTALESIYCTSSGVWSAPLAACKAVTCPALEIPARGAVNCSQPSVELTWGTTCEFTCEEGFALTGPATLQCGSSGAWDRQQPSCAAVRCEAVTWPEGGFVTCDHASADLTYRSRCDFGCSEGYVLDGPSSTECTAQGQWSEPVPKCKVVQCEPLNSPEKGSMDCSHGAGNFTYNTACHFSCLEGWKLNGSHVLECSHSGNWSASLPTCEASEQVSYVSVGIAATSASLLSTASFLLWLARRFRRKVKKFTPSSSCQSLTIEGSFQSAGQNV